One Meles meles chromosome 11, mMelMel3.1 paternal haplotype, whole genome shotgun sequence DNA segment encodes these proteins:
- the C11H9orf40 gene encoding uncharacterized protein C9orf40 homolog yields the protein MAKRRAAEPLTFHVPWKRLLLCDFPEEPPPPPLWIPPPGASHPGQLVGVPELPRKRKIDAGAMTEPSASPSKRRDGRDSSVPGGVQREGRGLETGEPPLHQPPVRPRGPGEEPRGARPPRGGGDDGAGRTEPRPGDWGAAPRQLNEEFWQYNSFQYWRNPLPPIDLADIEDVIEDNLPEATLPGKNEVVEIDMES from the exons ATGGCCAAGCGGCGTGCGGCCGAGCCGCTGACGTTCCACGTGCCTTGGAAGCGGCTCCTGCTCTGCGACTTTCCcgaggagccgccgccgccgccgctctgGATCCCGCCGCCGGGGGCCTCCCATCCCGGGCAGCTCGTCGGTGTCCCGGAGCTGCCCCGAAAGCGCAAAATCGACGCGGGGGCTATGACTGAGCCTTCAGCTTCGCCCAGCAAGCGCCGCGACGGCCGGGACAGCAGCGTTCCGGGCGGCGTGCAGCGTGAGGGCCGAGGCCTGGAGACTGGCGAGCCTCCGCTGCATCAGCCTCCGGTGCGGCCCCGCGGGCCAGGGGAGGAGCCCCGGGGCGCCCGGCCCCCGAGGGGCGGTGGCGACGACGGGGCGGGGCGCACAGAGCCCCGGCCGGGAGACTGGGGGGCAGCACCGCGCCAG ctcAATGAAGAATTTTGGCAGTATAACTCCTTCCAGTATTGGAGGAATCCTTTACCGCCTATCGATCTGGCAGACATTGAAGATGTAATTGAAGATAACCTGCCAGAAGCAACGCTTCCAGGCAAGAATGAAGTGGTTGAGATTGACATGGAGTCCTGA